In Zingiber officinale cultivar Zhangliang chromosome 3B, Zo_v1.1, whole genome shotgun sequence, a single window of DNA contains:
- the LOC122055339 gene encoding zinc finger protein CONSTANS-LIKE 14-like isoform X2 has product MEMAEANDEAGRRTACEYCGEAEAMLFCRADSARLCVACDRHVHAANALSQKHVRSPICDNCAAMPAAARYAADALALCADCECDSYGSAEGSHRHSRVSIEGFSGCPTALELSGYWDLDLAAKKSDSSSSLPINPIPDQSLFIWSPLDPVLGADPVFIDLYVPYAPNKQGIAKRQKNAQSKKQLFQQLLELSRTDLVDSAPDDLCPSTPLRTAGSSQENLHEPQSMHHTSLLMLDPTGPKGSDRFVEQESLLWDCSPPDHPVQIWDFNLGRLRDQKESGALEIAYGTNNEGFMIKSYSDLIKENSIADMKMLDEIGDASCPSSIDDIFSSNAHHIQSHKNNSAAAAKWKHNSNFSEVKGPTDSMPTLIQSFVDSSHDLSRTRQISFGEILVRNDIVKETNKLDSQLLAKNRGNAMIRYREKRKNRRFDKQIRYVSRKARADNRKRVKGRFVKSTE; this is encoded by the exons ATGGAAATGGCGGAGGCGAACGACGAGGCGGGGCGGCGGACGGCGTGCGAGTACTGCGGGGAAGCAGAGGCGATGCTCTTCTGCCGCGCGGACTCCGCTCGGCTCTGCGTGGCGTGCGACCGCCACGTGCACGCGGCGAACGCCCTGTCGCAGAAGCACGTCCGCTCCCCGATCTGCGATAACTGCGCGGCGATGCCCGCTGCCGCTCGGTACGCCGCCGACGCCCTCGCTCTCTGCGCCGACTGCGAATGTGACTCCTACGGGAGCGCCGAAGGAAGCCATCGCCACTCGCGGGTCTCTATCGAGGGATTCTCCGGCTGCCCCACGGCCCTGGAGCTCTCTGGTTACTGGGACTTGGATCTCGCTGCCAAGAAGTcggattcttcttcttcccttcctatAAACCCCATCCCGGACCAGTCGCTCTTCATTTGGTCGCCTCTGGATCCAGTCCTGGGCGCGGATCCGGTATTCATCGACCTCTACGTGCCGTATGCTCCCAATAAGCAGGGTATAGCCAAGCGCCAGAAGAACGCCCAGAGCAAGAAGCAGCTCTTCCAACAGCTTTTGGAGCTTTCCAGGACGGACCTGGTGGACTCGGCACCGGATGATCTCTGCCCCAGCACACCGCTTCGGACTGCCGGAAGTAGCCAGGAGAATCTCCATGAGCCACAGTCAATGCATCACACCTCCCTGCTCATGCTGGATCCCACGGGGCCTAAGGGGAGCGATCGGTTTGTCGAACAGGAATCTCTGCTGTGGGACTGCAGCCCGCCGGATCATCCCGTTCAG ATATGGGATTTCAATCTTGGAAGACTAAGAGACCAGAAGGAATCTGGTGCACTTGAAATTGCATACGGGACCAACAATGAGGGTTTCATGATCAAGAGTTACAGTGACCTTATCAAGGAAAACTCAATCGCAGATATGAAAATGTTGGATGAAATTGGCGATGCCAGTTGCCCTTCCTCAATTGATGACATATTCTCATCAAATGCCCACCACATACAGTCTCATAAA AACAACAGTGCTGCAGCAGCCAAATGGAAGCACAATTCGAACTTCTCGGAAGTAAAAGGACCAACAGACTCCATGCCAACCTTAATTCAGTCTTTTGTTGATTCATCGCACGATCTTAGCCGCACGAGACAAATATCATTTGGAGAAATCTTAGTCAGAAATGATATTGTTAAAGAAACAAACAAGCTGGACAGCCAACTTCTGGCTAAAAACAGGGGCAATGCCATGATACGGTacagagaaaagagaaaaaatcgCAG ATTCGATAAACAGATTCGTTATGTGTCGAGGAAGGCAAGGGCGGACAACAGGAAGCGAGTAAAGGGTCGTTTTGTCAAGTCCACTGAATAG
- the LOC122055332 gene encoding ribonucleoside-diphosphate reductase small chain-like encodes MPAITSTLAAAASPGGGSIEAENEPLLAENPDRFCMLPITYPSIWEFYKKAVASFWTAEEVDLSADLPHWQHHLSADERHFISYVLAFFASSNGIVVENLARRFIVDVQIAEARAFYGFQLVIENIHSEMYALLLDTYVKDHEEKSRLFHAVHTVPAVARKADWALRWIEFSGSFAERLVAFASVEGIFFSGSFCAIFWLKKRGLMPGLAFSNELISRDEGLHCDFACLLYSLLRNKLSEDRVRAIIADAVDIEREFVCSALPVALVGMNGDLMSQYIEFVADRLFVALGHGKMYGAANPFDWMELISLQGKTNFFEKRVSDYQKASVTSSLNGNGGANHEFKLDEDF; translated from the coding sequence ATGCCGGCGATAACCTCGACTTTGGCCGCCGCCGCCTCTCCTGGCGGAGGATCAATCGAAGCCGAAAACGAGCCGTTGCTGGCGGAGAATCCCGACCGCTTCTGCATGCTCCCCATCACCTATCCCTCCATCTGGGAGTTCTACAAGAAGGCGGTGGCCTCCTTCTGGACGGCGGAGGAGGTGGACCTCTCGGCCGACCTCCCCCACTGGCAGCACCACCTCTCCGCCGACGAGCGCCATTTCATCTCCTACGTCCTCGCCTTCTTCGCCTCCTCCAATGGCATTGTCGTCGAGAACCTCGCCAGACGGTTCATAGTCGACGTCCAGATTGCCGAGGCCCGCGCCTTCTACGGCTTCCAGCTCGTCATCGAAAACATCCACTCCGAGATGTATGCCCTTCTCCTCGACACCTACGTCAAAGACCACGAGGAAAAGTCGCGCCTTTTCCACGCCGTCCACACCGTGCCCGCCGTCGCCCGCAAGGCGGACTGGGCCCTTCGCTGGATCGAATTCTCCGGCTCATTCGCCGAGCGTCTCGTCGCCTTCGCCTCCGTCGAGGGCATCTTTTTCTCCGGCTCCTTCTGCGCCATCTTCTGGCTCAAGAAGCGCGGGCTCATGCCGGGTCTCGCTTTCTCAAACGAGCTCATCTCCCGCGACGAGGGACTCCACTGCGATTTCGCCTGCCTCCTCTACTCCCTCCTCCGCAACAAACTCTCCGAGGACAGAGTCCGCGCCATCATCGCCGACGCCGTGGACATCGAGCGTGAGTTCGTCTGCAGCGCTCTGCCTGTGGCCCTCGTCGGTATGAACGGCGACCTCATGAGCCAGTATATCGAATTCGTAGCAGACCGCCTGTTTGTGGCGCTGGGCCACGGCAAGATGTACGGTGCGGCCAACCCCTTCGACTGGATGGAGCTCATCTCGCTGCAAGGGAAGACCAATTTCTTCGAGAAGAGGGTGAGCGATTACCAGAAGGCTTCGGTGACGTCGAGCTTGAACGGCAATGGAGGAGCCAACCACGAATTCAAGCTGGACGAAGACTTCTGA
- the LOC122055337 gene encoding uncharacterized protein LOC122055337, translating to MEAKFSSPPRSNGGATQAAGGASKHLVDLPSRGLFSSPVLSSTPGTMRVYVCERETAPPEDQLIKTNTTNILIRALQINKQKSELKDVTAKSSTDGCNGKRSVRTTEGRAPPKKIKGSSSTEFSEHTFQTMSVERLRLLLKERGLSPKGRKDELIARLKDEL from the exons ATGGAGGCCAAGTTCTCCTCCCCGCCTCGGTCGAACGGAGGAGCGACGCAGGCGGCCGGCGGAGCCTCGAAACACCTCGTCGACCTCCCCTCCCGCGGCCTCTTCTCCTCCCCGGTGTTGTCTTCCACTCCG GGGACAATGCGCGTGTATGTTTGCGAGCGTGAGACGGCGCCACCAG AGGATCAATTAATCAAGACAAACACAACAAACATATTGATTAGAGCTCTCCAAATCAACAAGCAAAAGAGCGAGTTGAAGGATGTAACTGCTaaatcttcaacggatggctgtAATGGTAAAAG ATCTGTCCGAACTACAGAGGGAAGGGCTCCACCAAAAAAGATCAAAG ggAGTTCGAGCACTGAATTCTCGGAGCACACCTTTCAGACAATGTCTGTTGAAAGATTGCGTTTGCTTCTGAAGGAAAGAGGGCTCTCACCAAAAGGGAGAAAG GATGAATTGATTGCGCGCCTGAAAGATGAATTGTAG
- the LOC122055334 gene encoding uncharacterized protein LOC122055334, which produces MECNKDEALRAKEIAEKLFDDKDFIGAKKFALVTQNLFPALDGLEQLIATLDVYIASQRKVHGENDWYAILRVNFTADEDTVKKQYRKLALLLHPDKNKSVGAEGAFKLISEAWSVLSNKSRRTLYDEKRSAKSFLEIIFQTNKKRNGSTKVAPATGNLSHKPSAVETFWTSCYKCKMQYEYLKLYLNHTLLCPNCHEPFLATQTKSPCEFVSSGPISQQNQPNSNGANPGSFNHPNFQWCPFSRTAGVASAAASSTAAAHAANVVCRTYEKVRREREEAQAAARYKEAIRSKNNALKRDTSASGILKAGQSNTIPAEKRGGIGDDPGNDHTEVVTQQIPAEANRSNRNLVDLLKLRMAGNQSNQSREFYLCSTKNMLTELSKSAIDVKLKQWKSAASMKLDVKDNAKKRQKLSEAGKKESKDVVHQNVTSQEQPVEPKSETKSIY; this is translated from the coding sequence ATGGAGTGCAATAAGGATGAAGCTCTCAGAGCAAAAGAGATTGCTGAAAAGTTGTTCGACGATAAGGATTTCATTGGTGCCAAGAAATTTGCCTTGGTGACCCAAAATCTCTTTCCTGCTCTTGACGGATTGGAACAGTTGATTGCAACTCTTGATGTTTATATTGCGTCTCAACGCAAGGTTCATGGGGAGAACGATTGGTATGCTATTCTCCGCGTGAATTTCACAGCAGATGAAGATACTGTGAAGAAACAATATAGAAAGTTGGCTCTCTTGCTTCATCCCGACAAGAACAAATCTGTTGGTGCCGAAGGTGCATTTAAGCTAATTTCAGAGGCATGGAGTGTCTTATCGAATAAGTCCAGAAGAACACTTTATGACGAGAAAAGAAGCGCCAAAAGTTTTTTGGAGATAATTTTCcaaacaaacaagaaaagaaatggCAGCACCAAAGTAGCTCCTGCAACCGGGAATCTTTCTCATAAGCCATCAGCAGTTGAAACATTTTGGACATCATGTTACAAGTGCAAAATGCAGTATGAGTATCTCAAGCTGTACCTTAATCATACTCTTCTCTGCCCTAATTGCCACGAACCTTTTCTAGCCACACAGACAAAATCTCCTTGTGAATTTGTATCCTCAGGGCCTATTTCTCAGCAGAATCAGCCAAACTCCAATGGAGCAAATCCAGGTTCTTTCAATCACCCAAATTTCCAATGGTGTCCTTTTTCTAGAACTGCAGGAGTTGCAAGTGCAGCTGCCTCATCAACTGCTGCTGCACATGCTGCAAATGTTGTCTGTCGGACTTATGAGAAGGTACGTAGAGAACGTGAAGAGGCACAAGCAGCAGCTAGATATAAAGAGGCTATCCGCAGTAAGAATAATGCTCTAAAGAGAGATACTAGTGCATCTGGAATCCTTAAAGCAGGCCAAAGTAATACTATACCTGCAGAAAAAAGGGGAGGTATTGGTGATGATCCTGGGAATGACCATACAGAGGTTGTGACACAACAGATTCCTGCTGAGGCAAACAGATCAAACAGAAATCTCGTAGACTTGCTAAAGTTAAGAATGGCTGGGAATCAAAGCAACCAGTCCAGAGAGTTTTATCTTTGTAGTACCAAAAATATGTTGACTGAGTTGAGTAAGTCGGCAATAGATGTGAAATTAAAACAGTGGAAATCTGCTGCTTCTATGAAACTTGATGTGAAAGACAATGCTAAAAAGAGACAAAAACTGAGTGAAGCTGGCAAAAAAGAAAGCAAGGATGTGGTGCATCAGAATGTTACTAGTCAAGAACAGCCCGTTGAACCTAAGAGTGAGACAAAATCAATTTATTAA
- the LOC122055335 gene encoding UBX domain-containing protein 1-like: MAVPEVNKQMLEELESMGFPTVRAIRALHFSGNSTTEAAIDWLLEHENDRDIDEIPLVHVNVQIENGTSWMTPDEVRTRLERLRELARKNRDVEEQRLQREREKERIRAGKELQEATRINEENERKRNLLLRKVEKEEEKRARERIRQKLEEDKAERRRQLRSQPQDPAVAKHALSVQENKGSIHVKPTARAEHMRDCLRSLKKNHKNDGAGVQKAFATLAIYVRNVAKNPEEEKFRKIRLGNLNFQDRVGRLKGGMEFLELCGFEKVEGDKYLYLPRDKVDLTVLNAALSQLHSAMENPFFGVL; the protein is encoded by the exons ATGGCTGTACCGGAAGTTAACAAGCAAATGCTTGAAGAGCTCGAGTCAATGGGATTTCCAACTGTCCGTGCTATAAGAGCCCTTCATTTTTCTG GTAATTCAACTACTGAGGCAGCGATAGACTGGCTTCTAGAACATGAAAACGACCGGGATATTGATGAAATTCCTTTG GTCCATGTCAATGTCCAAATTGAAAATGGAACGTCATGGATGACCCCGGATGAAGTGAGAACAAGACTAGAGCGACTACG GGAACTTGCTCGCAAGAATAGAGATGTAGAGGAACAGAGATTgcaaagagaaagagagaag GAAAGAATACGGGCAGGCAAAGAGCTTCAGGAAGCAACGCGAATTAACGaggaaaatgaaagaaaaag AAATTTGCTATTGCGGAAGGtagagaaagaggaggagaagagagcaagggaaaggatcCGCCAAAAATTGGAGGAGGACAAG GCAGAAAGAAGAAGACAGCTGCGATCGCAGCCCCAAGACCCTGCAGTTGCAAAACATGCGCTTTCTGTGCAGGAAAATAAG GGATCCATACATGTGAAGCCTACTGCAAGGGCAGAGCACATGAGGGATTGCTTACGTTCTCTTAAGAAGAATCACAAG AATGATGGTGCTGGAGTTCAGAAAGCTTTTGCCACTCTTGCTATCTACGTGCGCAATGTCGccaagaatccagaggaggagaaGTTCAGGAAGATTCGACTCGGTAACCTCAACTTCCAG GATAGAGTTGGCAGACTGAAGGGAGGCATGGAGTTTCTCGAGCTATGTGGATTTGAGAAGGTCGAAGGGGACAAGTATCTGTATTTGCCCAGGGACAAAGTCGACTTGACTGTGCTGAATGCTGCTCTGTCACAGCTTCACTCAGCCATGGAGAATCCCTTCTTTGGAGTTCTCTAG
- the LOC122055339 gene encoding zinc finger protein CONSTANS-LIKE 14-like isoform X1 gives MEMAEANDEAGRRTACEYCGEAEAMLFCRADSARLCVACDRHVHAANALSQKHVRSPICDNCAAMPAAARYAADALALCADCECDSYGSAEGSHRHSRVSIEGFSGCPTALELSGYWDLDLAAKKSDSSSSLPINPIPDQSLFIWSPLDPVLGADPVFIDLYVPYAPNKQGIAKRQKNAQSKKQLFQQLLELSRTDLVDSAPDDLCPSTPLRTAGSSQENLHEPQSMHHTSLLMLDPTGPKGSDRFVEQESLLWDCSPPDHPVQIWDFNLGRLRDQKESGALEIAYGTNNEGFMIKSYSDLIKENSIADMKMLDEIGDASCPSSIDDIFSSNAHHIQSHKQNNSAAAAKWKHNSNFSEVKGPTDSMPTLIQSFVDSSHDLSRTRQISFGEILVRNDIVKETNKLDSQLLAKNRGNAMIRYREKRKNRRFDKQIRYVSRKARADNRKRVKGRFVKSTE, from the exons ATGGAAATGGCGGAGGCGAACGACGAGGCGGGGCGGCGGACGGCGTGCGAGTACTGCGGGGAAGCAGAGGCGATGCTCTTCTGCCGCGCGGACTCCGCTCGGCTCTGCGTGGCGTGCGACCGCCACGTGCACGCGGCGAACGCCCTGTCGCAGAAGCACGTCCGCTCCCCGATCTGCGATAACTGCGCGGCGATGCCCGCTGCCGCTCGGTACGCCGCCGACGCCCTCGCTCTCTGCGCCGACTGCGAATGTGACTCCTACGGGAGCGCCGAAGGAAGCCATCGCCACTCGCGGGTCTCTATCGAGGGATTCTCCGGCTGCCCCACGGCCCTGGAGCTCTCTGGTTACTGGGACTTGGATCTCGCTGCCAAGAAGTcggattcttcttcttcccttcctatAAACCCCATCCCGGACCAGTCGCTCTTCATTTGGTCGCCTCTGGATCCAGTCCTGGGCGCGGATCCGGTATTCATCGACCTCTACGTGCCGTATGCTCCCAATAAGCAGGGTATAGCCAAGCGCCAGAAGAACGCCCAGAGCAAGAAGCAGCTCTTCCAACAGCTTTTGGAGCTTTCCAGGACGGACCTGGTGGACTCGGCACCGGATGATCTCTGCCCCAGCACACCGCTTCGGACTGCCGGAAGTAGCCAGGAGAATCTCCATGAGCCACAGTCAATGCATCACACCTCCCTGCTCATGCTGGATCCCACGGGGCCTAAGGGGAGCGATCGGTTTGTCGAACAGGAATCTCTGCTGTGGGACTGCAGCCCGCCGGATCATCCCGTTCAG ATATGGGATTTCAATCTTGGAAGACTAAGAGACCAGAAGGAATCTGGTGCACTTGAAATTGCATACGGGACCAACAATGAGGGTTTCATGATCAAGAGTTACAGTGACCTTATCAAGGAAAACTCAATCGCAGATATGAAAATGTTGGATGAAATTGGCGATGCCAGTTGCCCTTCCTCAATTGATGACATATTCTCATCAAATGCCCACCACATACAGTCTCATAAA CAGAACAACAGTGCTGCAGCAGCCAAATGGAAGCACAATTCGAACTTCTCGGAAGTAAAAGGACCAACAGACTCCATGCCAACCTTAATTCAGTCTTTTGTTGATTCATCGCACGATCTTAGCCGCACGAGACAAATATCATTTGGAGAAATCTTAGTCAGAAATGATATTGTTAAAGAAACAAACAAGCTGGACAGCCAACTTCTGGCTAAAAACAGGGGCAATGCCATGATACGGTacagagaaaagagaaaaaatcgCAG ATTCGATAAACAGATTCGTTATGTGTCGAGGAAGGCAAGGGCGGACAACAGGAAGCGAGTAAAGGGTCGTTTTGTCAAGTCCACTGAATAG
- the LOC122055331 gene encoding protein STICHEL-like 2, translating into MTETRRHSVDIPLSRTLVALKRVRSLRDPDTSSLSKIAALVDNIVLETSSCNGVIIGSTNGGSKQSLAQRDDIRQLQGAKLDPAKHSLSYFHPLVPDASATRSVKNACVHGSCSGNMCRSLDSKLMPSCTDCLEEELDLAHNDKFQQLEMIRSSSLKQPLYGGSYCSKEIDLMCNAETQCACSVGSCRRALCRKPIDPTTEECDLAFLKNATGVHNRHCSRVSKFDGLKHPSHVEVREFQLNSQFDKESVFGGSVPSEEETMSLIEKYKPKMFHELAGQSEVTQSLLDAILRRKIAPIYLFQGPRGTGKTSAARIFAAALNCHSHEERRPCGSCQDCKLVFTGRNRDVAELNASETNHQEWSKFLSESVLAPRSTRFKIFIIDECQLIERSIWSAIFKTMEKLSKHAVFIMITSELDKLPCVTLSLCQRYHFLKLKDHDIVSRLQKICMEEELEVEEEVLIFLAKESSGSLRNAIATLDQLALLGKRITSSLAFDLMGAISEAELLKLLQAALSSDTSSTVKRARELMSTGICPMKLTSQLAKIITDILSGGCGSVGSKSIAGASKEKLTNALKILVETEKQLRTSKDKSTWLTAALLQFNTGESFPPSRMNDSMVSQKFAHSTDDCKCLCTSPKESVESSTFCDNELSTLEKNYDEAEMKYIWHKTIENCQSKSLKSFLWKEGRLSSILVHEGSTLADVIFRDPDHALRAEEFREVIVASLESILSCNVDVRISLDPIVTVKASRKKSFRFLCCSSARQKAAYSSVKGTTLCGLQLCCRLPLDYQKQGSNKEINKLSSPRKKEKTCIMALLYFKSKNS; encoded by the exons ATGACCGAGACGAGAAGGCATTCTGTCGATATCCCTTTATCTAGAACCCTTGTGGCTCTCAAGAGAGTACGATCGTTGAGAGATCCTGATACGAGTTCACTGAGCAAGATCGCTGCTTTAGTCGACAATATCGTTTTGGAAACCAGCTCTTGCAATGGCGTTATTATTGGATCAACCAATGGGGGCAGCAAGCAGAGTCTTGCACAAAGAGACGACATTCGTCAGTTGCAAGGTGCTAAATTGGATCCAGCGAAGCACAGCTTGTCGTATTTCCATCCTTTGGTTCCTGATGCATCTGCAACTAGATCAGTTAAGAACGCGTGTGTTCATGGGTCCTGTAGTGGCAATATGTGCAGATCCCTAGACTCAAAGTTGATGCCTTCTTGTACCGATTGCCTGGAAGAAGAACTAGATTTGGCTCACAACGACAAGTTCCAACAACTTGAAATGATACGCTCTTCATCCTTAAAGCAACCTTTATATGGAGGATCATATTGCAGCAAAGAAATTGATCTTATGTGCAATGCAGAAACTCAATGCGCATGTAGCGTTGGATCTTGTAGACGTGCCTTGTGCCGTAAACCAATTGACCCTACTACCGAAGAGTGTGATCTTGCTTTCCTAAAAAATGCTACGGGTGTACACAACCGCCACTGTTCTAGAGTATCGAAATTCGATGGTCTAAAGCATCCTTCTCATGTCGAAGTTCGGGAATTTCAGTTGAATTCTCAATTTGATAAAGAATCTGTTTTTGGTGGAAGTGTTCCATCAGAAGAGGAAACCATGAGcttaattgaaaaatataagcCTAAAATGTTCCATGAGCTAGCAGGACAAAGTGAGGTAACTCAGTCTCTATTAGATGCCATTTTGAGAAGAAAAATAGCACCAATTTACCTTTTCCAAGGTCCTAGAGGTACAGGAAAGACCTCAGCTGCTAGGATCTTTGCAGCTGCTTTGAATTGCCACTCCCACGAGGAACGTCGGCCTTGTGGATCTTGCCAGGATTGCAAACTTGTGTTCACAGGTAGGAACAGGGATGTTGCGGAACTAAATGCTTCAGAAACTAATCATCAAGAGTGGTCGAAGTTCCTTTCAGAAAGTGTTCTTGCTCCACGTTCCACGCgcttcaaaattttcatcattgaTGAGTGCCAGCTTATTGAAAGGAGTATATGGTCTGCCATTTTCAAGACCATGGAGAAGCTTTCCAAACATGCTGTTTTTATTATGATTACTTCTGAACTGGATAAGTTGCCTTGCGTGACTCTGTCTTTGTGCCAAAGGTATCATTTCCTGAAATTAAAGGATCATGATATAGTTAGCAGATTGCAAAAAATATGCATGGAAgaagaattagaagttgaggagGAGGTGCTTATTTTTCTCGCGAAGGAATCAAGTGGTTCCCTTCGCAATGCAATAGCAACACTTGATCAGCTCGCTTTGCTGGGTAAAAGGATAACATCATCTCTTGCTTTTGATCTT ATGGGAGCCATTTCTGAAGCTGAGTTGCTCAAGCTGCTTCAGGCAGCACTATCTTCAGACACTTCTAGTACTGTTAAAAGGGCAAGGGAGCTTATGAGCACTGGAATTTGTCCGATGAAGTTGACGTCTCAGCTAGCAAAAATTATTACTGATATTCTTTCTGGTGGATGTGGATCCGTCGGTTCCAAATCCA TTGCTGGAGCCAGTAAGGAGAAACTGACCAACGCATTGAAAATACTGGTTGAAACTGAAAAGCAACTCAGAACTTCGAAGGATAAATCTACATGGCTCACTGCAGCTCTTCTTCAGTTTAATACAGGAGAATCATTTCCCCCATCCAGAATGAATGATTCTATGGTATCTCAAAAATTTGCTCACTCAACAG ATGACTGTAAGTGTTTGTGCACATCACCTAAGGAGAGTGTAGAAAGTTCTACTTTTTGCGACAATGAGTTATCCACTTTAGAAAAGAATTATGATGAAGCAGAAATGAAATACATATGGCATAAAACCATTGAAAATTGCCAATCAAAATCACTAAAAAGCTTCTTATGGAAAGAGGGAAGGTTGTCATCTATTCTGGTGCATGAAG GCTCGACGCTTGCCGATGTAATATTTCGTGATCCTGATCACGCCCTTAGGGCGGAGGAATTCCGGGAAGTGATTGTAGCTTCTCTTGAAAGCATTCTCAGTTGCAATGTGGATGTTCGAATCAGTCTTGACCCGATAGTTACAGTTAAGGCTTCCAGAAAGAAATCATTCAGATTTTTATGCTGTTCTAGTGCAAGGCAAAAGGCAGCATATTCATCTGTAAAAGGTACAACACTTTGTGGACTACAATTGTGTTGTCGCTTGCCCTTGGATTACCAAAAACAGGGAAGTAACAAGGAAATTAACAAACTTTCTTCCCCTAGGAAAAAGGAGAAGACATGTATCATGGCTCTATTATATTTTAAATCAAAGAATAGTTGA
- the LOC122055336 gene encoding bidirectional sugar transporter N3-like codes for MNLQQNSKSSISGNIISFMVYLAPLPTFYRVYKMRSTEGFQSIPYVVALFSAMLWIYYAIEKTDSTLLITINSFGCFIETIYSSIYLIYAPRSARVSTVCIIFLLNVVSFGSIILLTQLAFHGPWRVKVIGWICMGFSISVFAAPLSIIRLVMRTKSVEYMPFYLSLFLTISSVAWFAYGLLIQDLYVMLPNIFGFAFGATQMVLYVIISSRKLSTLSPHVPEHTITMTVVPVDSSPKVEPDELEVIESDHEHSCFEDKAKDDDTGKVTTEDKSTAMNGGAQFENLMLNRQLWTAGSS; via the exons ATGAACTTGCAACAGAACTCAAAGTCCTCAATTTCAG GCAACATAATCTCGTTCATGGTTTATCTTGCTCCACT TCCTACATTCTACCGTGTGTATAAAATGAGATCAACGGAGGGGTTTCAGTCAATTCCATATGTGGTTGCCTTGTTCAGTGCCATGCTGTGGATTTACTATGCTATTGAAAAAACAGACTCAACACTTCTCATCACCATCAACTCATTTGGGTGCTTCATTGAAACCATTTACTCTTCAATCTACCTCATATATGCTCCCAGGTCCGCAAGG GTCTCCACTGTCTGCATCATCTTCCTGTTGAATGTGGTTTCATTCGGTTCAATCATTCTATTAACACAACTCGCTTTTCATGGCCCTTGGCGTGTAAAAGTTATAGGTTGGATCTGTATGGGCTTTTCCATTAGCGTCTTTGCTGCACCCTTGAGCATCATT AGGCTTGTCATGCGGACTAAGAGTGTGGAGTACATGCCATTCTACCTCTCACTTTTCCTCACAATTAGTTCCGTCGCTTGGTTTGCGTATGGCCTCCTCATTCAGGATTTATACGTCATG CTTCCAAACATCTTTGGGTTCGCATTTGGTGCAACACAGATGGTGTTGTATGTGATCATCTCCTCCAGGAAATTGTCAACTCTGAGCCCACATGTGCCAGAGCATACCATTACCATGACAGTTGTTCCTGTTGATTCCTCTCCAAAAGTTGAGCCAGATGAACTCGAAGTAATCGAATCTGATCATGAGCACAGTTGCTTCGAAGACaaagcaaaagatgatgacaCAGGAAAAGTGACAACTGAGGATAAATCTACAGCGATGAATGGAGGAGCTCAGTTTGAGAATCTGATGTT GAACCGACAGCTCTGGACAGCTGGCAGTTCGTAG
- the LOC122055333 gene encoding rho GDP-dissociation inhibitor 1-like: MDNSKHKEEEEEEERASGEHEEKMDCKSSHASIASMDNEDGGCDDDDDEKRAIALGPQIALKEQLEMDKDDESLRKWKEQLLGSIDINEVGETLDPDVKFQELTIIIPDHSDLVLPIPFVPDSKGFAFALKDGCRYHLKFCFTVSNNIVSGLRYTNIVWKTGVKVAKNKVMLGTFSPQKEPYTFELEEESTPSGYFARGSYSAKTKFVDDDGKCYLDMDYYFEIRKDWPTTA, encoded by the exons ATGGACAACTCCAAGcacaaggaggaggaggaggaagaggagagggcatCCGGTGAGCATGAGGAGAAGATGGATTGCAAGTCAAGCCATGCCTCTATTGCCTCCATGGACAATGAGGATGGTGGTTGTGACGACGATGATGATGAAAAGCGAGCCATTGCTCTTGGCCCGCAAATTGCACTCAAGGAACAACTTGAGATGGATAAG GATGATGAGAGTTTGAGGAAATGGAAAGAGCAACTCCTTGGAAGCATTGATATCAATGAAGTTGGAG AGACATTGGATCCGGATGTAAAGTTTCAAGAACTGACCATAATAATTCCTGATCATTCGGATTTAGTTTTACCTATTCCTTTTGTGCCTGATTCAAAGGGTTTTGCATTTGCACTCAAGGATGGTTGTCGCTACCACCTCAAATTTTGCTTCACCGTCTCTAATAACATTGTTTCCGGCCTTAGATACACCAACATTGTTTGGAAGACCGGAGTGAAAG TTGCAAAGAACAAAGTTATGTTGGGAACATTCAGTCCTCAAAAGGAGCCTTACACATTCGAATTGGAAGAAGAGTCTACCCCTTCCGGTTACTTTGCAAGGGGATCCTATTCCGCGAAAACAAAG TTTGTGGATGATGATGGAAAGTGTTATTTAGACATGGACTACTACTTTGAGATTCGAAAGGATTGGCCTACTACCGCATGA